A stretch of the Pristis pectinata isolate sPriPec2 chromosome 7, sPriPec2.1.pri, whole genome shotgun sequence genome encodes the following:
- the kcnv2a gene encoding potassium voltage-gated channel subfamily V member 2 — protein MFKLKQRRQSLFANYKQGQSLNAAQQQQSDLALVKEKALKRWSSMQELGSDIYEIKYDDETDSDEELPTVPQYKAVSPFKDYKLNINVGGKMFQINYRAAARFPKTRIGKLATYTDPTRKLDLCDDYSVKDNEYFFDRDPEIFHHIFNFYRTGVLWIKNELCPRNFLEEIHYWGIRIKNTNRCCRISFEERQDELNEQLKVQRELQAELEVEEDEEHFRDLIYGRQRRVIWNLMEKPFSSVIAKLMAVASSMFVLISIVAMVMNTVEEMQYKSPAGQLSGHTYMEHVETICIVFFTIEYLLRIMSTPDIEKFARSALNAVDLIAILPFYLQIILECFEDEDYGRHDQDIEKVGRVGKVGQVLRIMRLMRIFRILKLARHSTGLRAFGFTLKQCYQQVGCLFLFIAMGIFSFSALVFSVEHDVPGTNFTSIPHAWWWAAVSISTVGYGDVCPETILGRTFAFGCIAFGIILNGMPISILYNKFSDYYSQLKSYEYTTSSKQRGQVNFSSRARRRLAECCGGVPHHHLPREQ, from the exons ATGTTTAAACTCAAGCAAAGACGTCAGAGTCTGTTTGCAAACTACAAACAAGGACAGAGTTTAAATGCAGCTCAGCAGCAACAGAGTGATTTGGCACTTGTGAAAGAAAAGGCCTTAAAACGATGGAGTTCCATGCAAGAACTTGGGTCCGATATCTATGAAATTAAATACGACGATGAAAcagattctgatgaagagttacCAACTGTCCCTCAGTACAAAGCAGTTTCTCCCTTTAAAGACTATAAGTTGAATATTAATGTAGGAGGCAAAATGTTCCAGATCAACTACCGTGCTGCTGCTCGATTTCCTAAGACCAGAATTGGAAAACTGGCtacttacactgatcccacaaGGAAATTGGATCTGTGCGATGACTACAGTGTAAAAGACAATGAATATTTCTTCGATCGAGATCCTGAAATCTTTCATCACATCTTTAACTTTTACAGGACAGGAGTCTTGTGGATTAAAAATGAGCTTTGCCCCAGAAATTTTCTTGAAGAGATCCACTATTGGGGTATACGGATCAAAAACACTAATAGGTGCTGCAGGATCTCCTTTGAGGAGAGGCAAGATGAGTTAAATGAACAGCTAAAGGTCCAGCGAGAGCTGCAAGCTGAACTTGAAGTGGAAGAAGATGAGGAGCATTTCAGAGACTTGATATATGGTCGCCAGAGAAGAGTAATCTGGAACCTAATGGAAAAACCTTTCTCTTCAGTTATAGCCAAGCTGATGGCAGTCGCTTCGAGTATGTTTGTGCTAATCTCCATTGTAGCCATGGTCATGAACACAGTTGAAGAAATGCAGTACAAGAGTCCTGCTGGCCAACTGAGTGGACATACTTACATGGAGCATGTGGAAACCATTTGCATCGTTTTCTTTACTATAGAGTACCTGCTAAGAATAATGTCCACTCCTGATATTGAGAAGTTTGCACGAAGTGCTCTAAATGCCGTTGATCTCATTGCAATCCTCCCCTTCTATCTCCAGATCATCCTGGAATGTTTTGAGGATGAAGACTATGGGAGGCATGATCAGGATATCGAGAAGGTGGGCAGAGTGGGAAAAGTTGGCCAAGTGCTGAGGATCATGAGACTGATGAGAATTTTCCGCATTTTAAAGCTCGCCCGGCATTCCACTGGACTGAGGGCATTTGGCTTCACATTGAAGCAATGTTACCAGCAGGTTGGCTGTCTTTTCCTCTTTATAGCAATGGGCATATTTTCCTTTTCTGCTCTGGTCTTCTCTGTTGAACATGATGTTCCAGGAACTAACTTTACATCCATACCCCATGCCTGGTGGTGGGCTGCA GTTAGCATTTCCACGGTAGGCTATGGAGATGTCTGTCCAGAAACAATCCTCGGAAGGACTTTCGCTTTCGGCTGTATTGCTTTTGGGATCATTTTAAATGGTATGCCGATCTCCATCCTCTATAATAAATTCTCAGACTATTATTCACAGCTCAAAAGCTATGAATATACAACTTCATCAAAGCAGAGGGGACAAGTTAATTTTTCATCAAGAGCACGGAGAAGGTTAGCGGAGTGCTGCGGAGGGGTCCCACACCATCACTTGCCCAGAGAGCAATAA